A section of the Pseudomonas fluorescens genome encodes:
- a CDS encoding acyl-CoA dehydrogenase family protein — protein MPWHALLDRPDRLPIHANLAEGYSVLLQRLGQVTPFELATQGARLMATPGLAFLVGYQAALRALWPSAPHSLGALCATEQRSLRPLDMQTRLDDLRLSGRKDFVTAGDAADWLLIAARCEAADEKPRLSLAVVLAGEPGVRVEPLPAIPLMPDISHGRVYLDHAACERLPGDGWDDYVKPFRTLEDTYVLSAMTAWLHGIGQECGWLQPLRLQLLALLAGCAEVARQPSASAAGHVLLGGLFAQFEALKPQVNQAMGMGPWAAMWQRDQAVLDLAASARAKRLEKALQPL, from the coding sequence ATGCCCTGGCACGCTTTGCTCGATCGACCTGACCGATTGCCCATCCACGCCAACCTGGCCGAGGGCTACAGCGTTTTATTGCAGCGCCTGGGGCAGGTGACGCCCTTTGAGCTGGCGACCCAGGGCGCGCGTCTGATGGCCACACCCGGCCTGGCGTTTCTGGTGGGGTATCAAGCTGCTTTGCGCGCGTTATGGCCCAGCGCACCCCACAGCCTGGGCGCCTTGTGTGCGACCGAACAGCGCAGCCTGCGCCCGCTGGACATGCAAACGCGTCTGGACGACCTGCGCTTGAGCGGACGCAAGGACTTCGTCACCGCCGGCGATGCGGCCGACTGGCTGTTGATCGCCGCCCGCTGCGAGGCTGCCGACGAAAAACCGCGCCTGAGCCTGGCAGTGGTGTTGGCCGGTGAGCCCGGTGTACGCGTGGAGCCCTTGCCCGCGATTCCCTTGATGCCCGACATCAGCCACGGTCGCGTCTACCTCGACCACGCTGCCTGCGAGCGCCTGCCGGGGGATGGCTGGGACGATTACGTCAAACCCTTTCGCACCCTGGAGGACACCTATGTACTCAGCGCGATGACCGCCTGGCTGCATGGCATCGGTCAGGAGTGTGGCTGGCTCCAGCCGCTGCGCCTGCAGTTACTGGCGCTGTTGGCCGGCTGCGCCGAGGTTGCTCGCCAACCCAGTGCCTCAGCGGCGGGGCATGTGCTGTTGGGTGGATTGTTTGCTCAGTTCGAGGCGCTGAAGCCGCAGGTCAATCAAGCGATGGGGATGGGACCATGGGCTGCGATGTGGCAGCGCGACCAAGCTGTATTGGACCTCGCTGCCAGCGCCCGGGCCAAGCGCCTGGAAAAAGCCTTGCAACCCTTGTAG
- a CDS encoding serine hydrolase domain-containing protein, translating into MVKGLLCVALLLFTATAHAQAWPAKDWPQGAQLAGPAVKALEDYAFAARNDITREGIRTDALLVIRDGEVIYERYAAPTTATTPHLTWSISKSLMATVLGVAYGENRFKLSDPAARFYPPMKQHPSITLAHLLNWTSGLDWQEDYEYAPLKSSVVAMLYTRGRADMAEFAADTTPFAVPGQAFRYSSGDSNLLSAALKGMLGHKAYVDYPWTALFRPLGIRSVTWESDANETFVASSYAYMTARDLARIGLLMARDGRWGERQLLPRDWVAFNRQPAAQYQAGQDIAVPGGHWWLNREVQGAPRPWPDAPAETFAALGHWGQALYVMPEEKLVIVRYGDDRDGSYRHNELLKRVLAAVQP; encoded by the coding sequence ATGGTCAAAGGCCTGCTGTGCGTCGCCTTGTTGCTGTTCACTGCTACCGCACATGCCCAGGCCTGGCCGGCGAAGGATTGGCCCCAGGGCGCGCAATTGGCCGGCCCCGCCGTCAAGGCGCTGGAGGACTATGCTTTTGCGGCCCGCAATGACATCACCCGCGAAGGTATCCGTACCGACGCGCTGCTGGTGATCCGCGACGGCGAAGTCATTTATGAGCGTTACGCCGCGCCCACTACCGCCACTACGCCGCACCTGACCTGGTCCATCAGCAAAAGCCTGATGGCCACGGTATTGGGCGTTGCCTACGGCGAAAACCGCTTCAAGCTGAGCGACCCGGCCGCGCGCTTTTATCCGCCGATGAAACAGCACCCGAGCATCACCCTGGCGCACCTGCTGAACTGGACCTCGGGCCTGGACTGGCAGGAAGACTACGAATACGCGCCGCTGAAATCCTCGGTGGTGGCGATGCTCTACACCCGTGGCCGCGCCGATATGGCGGAGTTTGCCGCCGATACCACCCCCTTCGCCGTCCCGGGCCAGGCATTTCGCTACTCCAGCGGCGACAGTAATCTATTGTCCGCCGCCCTCAAGGGCATGCTCGGCCACAAGGCCTATGTCGATTACCCGTGGACCGCACTGTTCAGGCCTTTGGGGATTCGCAGCGTCACCTGGGAAAGTGATGCCAATGAAACCTTTGTCGCTTCGTCCTATGCCTATATGACCGCCCGCGATCTGGCGCGGATAGGCTTGTTGATGGCGCGGGACGGGCGCTGGGGCGAGCGGCAGCTGTTGCCCAGGGATTGGGTCGCGTTCAACCGGCAACCTGCTGCGCAATACCAGGCCGGCCAGGACATTGCCGTCCCGGGCGGCCATTGGTGGCTCAACCGCGAAGTACAGGGCGCACCACGACCCTGGCCGGATGCGCCCGCCGAGACATTCGCCGCCCTGGGGCACTGGGGCCAGGCGTTGTATGTCATGCCCGAAGAGAAGCTGGTGATCGTGCGCTACGGCGACGACCGCGACGGTAGCTATCGCCACAACGAACTGCTCAAGCGCGTGCTCGCGGCGGTGCAGCCATGA
- a CDS encoding IS5 family transposase — MKQMSFADAEYAGKRKQTRRERFLIEMDQVVPWKGLIALIEPHYPKGEGGRPAYPLMAMLRVHLMQNWFGYSDPAMEESLYETTILRQFAGLHLDRIPDETTILNFRRLLEKHELAGGILQVINGYLGDRGLLLRQGTVVDATIIHAPSSTKNKDGKRDPEMHQTKKGNQYYFGMKSHIGVDVESGLVHSVVGTAANVADVTQVDQLLHGEETYVSGDAGYTGVEKRAEHQHRQMIWSIAARPSSYKKHAKKSLIGRMRRKIEYAKAQVRAKVEHPFRVIKRQFGYTKVRFRGLVKNTAQQTTLFALSNLWMMRKRLLNAGEVRL, encoded by the coding sequence ATGAAGCAAATGTCTTTCGCTGATGCCGAGTACGCAGGCAAACGTAAGCAGACCCGCCGTGAGCGTTTCCTGATTGAGATGGATCAGGTCGTGCCCTGGAAAGGCCTGATTGCGTTGATCGAGCCGCATTATCCGAAGGGTGAAGGCGGTCGTCCGGCGTATCCGTTGATGGCCATGCTGCGGGTTCATCTGATGCAAAACTGGTTCGGCTACAGCGATCCGGCGATGGAAGAGTCCCTCTACGAAACCACGATTCTGCGCCAGTTTGCCGGGCTGCATTTGGATCGGATTCCGGATGAAACCACGATCCTCAACTTCCGCCGGCTGTTGGAAAAACATGAGCTGGCCGGTGGGATTTTGCAGGTCATCAACGGCTATTTGGGCGACCGAGGTTTGCTGCTGCGTCAGGGAACTGTGGTCGATGCGACGATCATTCATGCGCCCAGTTCGACCAAGAACAAGGACGGTAAACGCGACCCCGAAATGCACCAGACAAAGAAAGGAAATCAGTACTATTTCGGGATGAAATCGCACATCGGTGTCGATGTTGAATCCGGTCTGGTACATAGCGTGGTGGGCACGGCGGCGAATGTGGCGGACGTGACTCAGGTCGATCAGTTGCTGCATGGCGAGGAAACTTACGTCTCTGGCGATGCCGGTTACACCGGCGTGGAGAAGCGTGCGGAGCATCAACATCGCCAGATGATCTGGTCGATCGCAGCGCGCCCCAGCAGCTATAAGAAGCATGCAAAAAAGAGCCTGATCGGTCGCATGCGCCGCAAAATCGAATACGCGAAAGCTCAAGTCCGGGCCAAGGTTGAGCATCCATTCAGGGTGATCAAGCGCCAGTTTGGTTATACGAAAGTCCGCTTCCGAGGCTTGGTGAAAAACACCGCGCAGCAGACCACACTGTTTGCCTTATCGAACCTGTGGATGATGCGAAAACGACTGTTGAATGCAGGCGAGGTGCGCCTGTGA
- a CDS encoding PAAR domain-containing protein, whose translation MNKGYFIGLGDKTTCGGEVLEGDKRINLYGLLHACEGDRVTCGKDGNTYRIVGGISHMNSHGRLMAGTLDSHSNCPCKARLIPSVLTATYKGASAHAAKSTPATTANRSAAPHQAAYAPSHNAAVSELNGLASQEPGFYIVPESMSRQALESTLFPTPDPAVMSKFNALNPYRGEVKAGSMIVLSDPSNTSCTYQEAQLIQVAQQVALLLDPMTPVEADFLFRHRSEIASFIGHTSTWGGVSAVVMEAHLTSLSHTLQAIEHLHQESYRQYGHLKSPQFFTDRKHLMAQLDAHLLNSTRLRGQTSLGDHPKLKTALGISSKSLVHHWNRAGTPGQIPGYANHVEVTSRAAKYMKTGGYIAIGLGGVSSLLAIEQVCGGSSRVACEKVKLTEGGKFGLSTLGGAAGGEIGKLAAAPICLALGASTGIGGVACVAALVGTGAWVGTTYGGLAGEYMGAKVYEAIQP comes from the coding sequence ATGAACAAAGGCTACTTTATCGGTTTAGGCGACAAGACAACGTGTGGCGGCGAAGTGCTGGAGGGTGACAAGAGAATAAACCTGTATGGCCTCCTGCATGCTTGCGAAGGCGATCGGGTTACTTGCGGAAAAGACGGGAATACTTATCGGATTGTCGGTGGCATCTCGCACATGAACAGCCACGGCCGACTTATGGCGGGCACGCTAGACAGCCACAGCAATTGCCCGTGTAAAGCCCGATTGATTCCTTCGGTATTGACGGCGACCTACAAAGGCGCTTCAGCGCATGCTGCCAAATCCACCCCAGCGACCACCGCCAACCGCTCTGCAGCGCCCCATCAAGCTGCATATGCGCCATCGCACAATGCTGCTGTAAGCGAACTCAATGGCCTGGCGAGCCAAGAGCCGGGCTTCTATATCGTCCCTGAAAGCATGAGTCGCCAAGCATTGGAAAGCACGTTGTTCCCTACACCTGATCCCGCCGTGATGAGCAAATTCAACGCGCTCAATCCTTATCGAGGTGAGGTTAAAGCCGGGTCAATGATCGTGCTTAGCGATCCGAGCAACACTTCTTGTACCTACCAAGAAGCACAACTGATACAGGTAGCTCAGCAGGTAGCATTGCTCTTGGACCCCATGACTCCGGTCGAGGCCGACTTTCTGTTTCGGCACCGCTCTGAAATTGCCAGTTTTATTGGTCACACCTCAACTTGGGGAGGTGTCAGTGCGGTAGTGATGGAAGCCCACTTGACCAGTCTGAGCCACACACTCCAAGCCATCGAGCACTTGCATCAGGAAAGTTATCGCCAGTACGGCCACCTTAAATCACCGCAATTTTTCACTGATCGCAAGCACCTGATGGCTCAGTTGGATGCCCATCTACTGAACTCCACCCGTTTGCGTGGCCAGACAAGCCTGGGCGATCACCCCAAGTTGAAAACCGCGCTCGGCATTTCCAGCAAAAGCCTGGTACATCACTGGAACAGGGCCGGCACGCCGGGACAGATTCCGGGGTATGCCAACCATGTGGAAGTGACCAGTCGTGCTGCCAAGTACATGAAGACCGGTGGTTACATCGCAATTGGCCTTGGTGGTGTGTCTTCCTTACTGGCTATTGAGCAGGTGTGCGGAGGGAGTTCCAGGGTGGCTTGTGAGAAGGTCAAGCTTACTGAAGGAGGGAAATTTGGCTTGTCCACCCTCGGAGGTGCCGCGGGTGGGGAAATAGGTAAATTGGCCGCTGCACCGATCTGCCTAGCGCTTGGCGCCTCTACAGGTATCGGTGGTGTTGCCTGTGTCGCGGCGCTGGTCGGAACTGGCGCATGGGTGGGCACGACGTACGGGGGCCTGGCTGGAGAATACATGGGGGCGAAAGTGTATGAGGCTATACAACCATGA